A segment of the Aureliella helgolandensis genome:
CCAATTGGACGGAGCGGGTGTTTGCGGAGAGTTGCTCCGCTGCAGTGGAATTCGCTGTTGCTGCGCAGGGATGATCTTGCAGATGCACGCACGGGATTCGGTTGTCTTAGTTCGGTTCGGCTCTAACCAAGTCATACTGCAAGGCAAATCGAACAGCTACCCATGCGGTTCGGAAGGGAGGTGAAATTGCGTCGCGCTCTGGGAGTGTGGACGCTATGCATCCCCTTTCAAAAAACGGCCTTCAATGCATCCCATCAGTTGCTCCAAATGTGGTTCCGCGATTTGGTAGTAGACCTTCCGTCCCTCGCGTTCACTATTCAGAAAACCACACCGCTGGAGCAGGCGAAGATGCTCAGACCCTACATTGTCGGGTATACCGCTGTCTTGGGCCAACTCCCCCACGGTGTATCTCCCATGCAACAGCATTTGCACAATCCGCAGGCGAACCGGATGCGCCAGCGTTTTGAGGCATTCCGCCGCCTCAGCAAAGTCCTGGACGGTGCCCGGGGGCTTCGTCGGTTGCGGAGCAGAAGGAGTTTTCGAGTTTTGGGGCTTAGCCATGGCAGTTCCTTTAGGTTGGTATATTTAATATATCGCCAGGTGTCGAGATGCCAAGATCGCGTTGCTGGAATGTTGGATTTCAGCACGCGGAAGTTTCCGGGGACGCCGATGCGTTTTCCATGCAACGGGTTGGCTGTACGGGAGAGCGGAGACCTGGAACACTCCAGTCCGCGGCCAACTGGCGGTCTCGCCCTTGGCCCGCCCCCTGGGTAAGGTGTTCAGTTCTCCAGTCGTGATTCGCTTAGAATGGCCCGCGGCTACATGCTGCGAGCGCAACGTGGGCTCGCAATAACCACCAGAAACGCCATCCTCTAGAAACGCTAATTGAGTACCGAACTTCTTCTCGGCGTCGCTTTGGCCACGCCGCTTTCCTACACTCTAGAACGACGATGCCATGAAATACTTCCTGCTACTCATCTGCTGCTTAGGGACTTGGGGCGACCTTGCTGGCCAAGCTTGCATGGCCGCCGAGCGTCCCAACATCGTCCTAGTCTTCATTGATGATATGGGCTGGGGCGATTTTTCGTGTTTTGGGAATGAAGACGCCACGACCCCCAATATCGACCGTCTGGCTGCAGAGGGAATTCGGTTCGAGCAATTCTATGTCAACTCCCCGATTTGCTCA
Coding sequences within it:
- a CDS encoding ArsR/SmtB family transcription factor, whose product is MAKPQNSKTPSAPQPTKPPGTVQDFAEAAECLKTLAHPVRLRIVQMLLHGRYTVGELAQDSGIPDNVGSEHLRLLQRCGFLNSEREGRKVYYQIAEPHLEQLMGCIEGRFLKGDA